From a single Tachypleus tridentatus isolate NWPU-2018 chromosome 6, ASM421037v1, whole genome shotgun sequence genomic region:
- the LOC143253404 gene encoding beta-1,4-glucuronyltransferase 1-like encodes MLISSKNIRRLVKRVLKTAICVCLLAILYFVVGHTVGFTMESMDIRDIGLRISNLKTGLVTRINNIKDKNISELVGVSSDVSYKSGNSMSFRVKNQRKKLKRKKKINGWKENRKKKCFGKPRSGYCILEVDYKAENTTGFNNSVTLTTQATTGFEYHVEELCRRWQGPVSVAIYAPGDDLKSALENIEYLRRCGHECVRQWVTWHFLYDQMHPPESSLLKLSLNLMKKKVSSHSKNQLFSINCKSKPLSKGETYVRLNNLPYPINVARNVARLNAKTHYVFASDVELYPSENIIPRFLRLVESMKNGSSNFTTKRQVFVLPVFEVRSGIQPPTRKEDLRALIKRKDAISFHQYVCDVCHRIPDLHRWLKTYGSRESLKIFISTKRKYRGSYVGWEPFFIGTNQDPLFDERLTWNGRKNKMQVAHELCFLNYDLHILDDAFLVHASGIKYFNSSFVRMNRPFVATNRRVLIQDLRLLREKYKTDSC; translated from the exons ATGCTCATCAGCAGTAAAAACATTAGAAGACTAGTGAAACGTGTATTGAAGACAGCGATATGTGTTTGTCTTCTCGCTATCTTGTATTTTGTGGTCGGCCACACTGTAGGGTTCACAATGGAATCCATGGACATTCGAGACATCGGACTGAGAATTAGTAACTTGAAAACTGGTCTGGTGACGAGGATAAATAATATTAAGGATAAGAATATTTCCGAATTGGTTGGAGTTTCTTCAGATGTATCATATAAAAGTGGTAATTCGATGTCATTCAGAGTTAAGAATCAAAGGAAGAAattaaagaggaaaaaaaaaattaatggttggaaggaaaacaggaaaaaaaaatgtttcggaAAACCTCGAAGTGGGTATTGTATACTGGAAGTGGATTATAAAGCCGAGAATACGACTGGTTTCAACAACAGCGTGACTTTAACTACCCAAGCTACCACAGGGTTCGAATACCACGTAGAGGAACTTTGTCGTCGATGGCAAGGTCCCGTGTCAGTTGCAATTTATGCTCCCGGTGATGATTTGAAATCTGCGCTAGAAAATATCGAGTATCTCCGACGTTGTGGTCACGAATGTGTCCGGCAGTGGGTCACGTGGCATTTTCTGTATGATCAGATGCATCCGCCGGAAAGTTCGTTATTAAAATTATCTCTGAATTTGATGAAGAAAAAGGTTTCGTCACATTCAAAGAATCAACTATTTTCCATTAATTGTAAATCTAAACCTTTGTCAAAAGGAGAGACTTACGTTCGACTTAATAATCTACCTTACCCTATTAACGTAGCCAGAAACGTCGCAAGATTAAACGCTAAAACACATTACGTGTTCGCTTCAGATGTTGAGTTGTATCCTAGCGAGAACATAATTCCTCGATTTCTTCGTCTTGTGGAGAGCATGAAAAACGGAAGTTCAAACTTCACGACAAAACGCCAGGTTTTCGTGTTACCTGTTTTTGAGGTCAGGTCAGGAATACAACCACCAACAAGAAAAGAAGATTTACGTGCTCTTATAAAGCGGAAAGATGCCATATCTTTTCATCAATACGTCTGTGACGTGTGTCATCGAATCCCAGATCTACATAGATGGTTAAAAACTTATGGTTCTAGAGAGAGTTTGAAGATTTTCATCAGCACCAAACGAAAATATCGAGGGAGCTATGTCGGGTGGGAACCCTTTTTCATTGGAACCAATCAGGATCCGTTGTTTGACGAGAGACTGACGTGGAACGgaaggaaaaataaaatgcaaGTC gcacacgaactttgttttttaaactatgaCCTTCACATTCTCGATGATGCCTTCCTTGTCCACGCCTCTGGAATCAAATACTTCAACAGTAGTTTTGTGAGAATGAATCGACCATTTGTAGCTACAAATCGTAGGGTCTTAATACAGGATCTTAGATTGCTTCGAGAAAAGTACAAAACGGATAGCTGCTAA